A section of the Malus sylvestris chromosome 17, drMalSylv7.2, whole genome shotgun sequence genome encodes:
- the LOC126611920 gene encoding uncharacterized protein LOC126611920 yields MLHFVDEDDTLPSSGYEPLSPSVALDKEPIVPEIPVALDTTISQALTRQTVDEPPASSQDQPQVLEYFLLVSSSGDLLLIITTFFGYNQDVGTGSGTTFPSVAGGEKSSPRQRVSAFSGETPGLSQVTIFSPKPFCFDLCIVHLVLILKFCSELPQKKLPLLQWPVITQGAFNLLLPLEMLTPPCLEMNRLNKQKLPIP; encoded by the exons ATGTTGCATTTTGTGGATGAGGATGATACTTTG CCATCTTCGGGATATGAACCCCTTTCCCCGTCAGTGGCCTTGGATAAAGAACCCATAGTTCCTGAGATCCCTGTAGCTTTAGACACAACTATTTCGCAAGCGCTTACTCGCCAGACGGTCGATGAACCTCCTGCTTCCTCTCAAGATCAACCTCAGGTGCTGgaatattttcttcttgtttcttcCTCTGGTGACCTTTTGCTGATCATCACTACTTTCTTCGGATACAACCAGGATGTAGGCACAGGTTCAGGCACAACTTTCCCATCTGTCGCTGGTGGTGAAAAATCTTCACCTCGACAAAGAGTTAGTGCATTCTCTGGTGAAACCCCGGGGTTAAGTCAGGTAACTATCTTCTCTCCAAAGCCTTTTTGTTTTGACTTGTGTATAGTTCATCTTGTCCTGATCCTGAAGTTTTGTAGCGAGCTTCCCCAAAAGAAACTTCCCCTCCTCCAATGGCCCGTAATAACCCAAGGTGCTTTCAACCTCCTTCTTCCTCTAGAGATGTTGACACCTCCCTGTCTAGAGATGAACCGATTGAACAAACAGAAATTGCCCATTCCATAG
- the LOC126611921 gene encoding serine hydroxymethyltransferase 2, mitochondrial-like, protein MKQYFLDDANLFDALPLNPRKSLIAQTSYFKEVISMVANNLTSSLNLEIKVKLLLQGDGAPPASILLFLFHGMHFKECGKSGIKLYVTETENFSHMIGVIVSKLNLRVAGASVYAWLYDYGCLRKVCHKKKAILLGEMAHISVLVTASVISSPSEYADMVKTTTHKSPSNFSKLVESLFEKGYDIVSGGTENHLVLVNLRDKGVDGLRAEKVLE, encoded by the exons ATGAAACAATACTTTCTAGACGATGCCAATTTATTTGATGCCTTGCCACTTAATCCAAGGAAGTCATTGATTGCACAAACCTCTTACTTCAAGGAAGTCATTTCTATGGTTGCCAACAATCTAACAAGTTCCCTAAATCTAGAGATTAAGGTTAAGCTTCTTTTGCAAGGGGATGGAGCACCACCTGCTTCAATCTTACTTTTCTTATTTCATGGAATGCATTTCAAGGAGTGTGGGAAATCTGGGATAAAACTATATGTGACTGAAACTGAGAATTTCTCTCATATGATTG GGGTAATAGTATCCAAGCTAAATCTAAGAGTTGCTGGTGCTAGTGTTTATGCATGGTTGTATGATTATGGATGCCTCCGCAAGGTCTGTCATAAGAAGAAAGCAATTTTGTTGGGCGAAATGGCACACATCAGTGTATTGGTTACTGCTAGTGTTATTTCATCTCCTTCTGAGTATGCAGATATGGTTAAAACCACAACCCACAAGTCACCTAGTAATTTCTCGAAACTTGTAGAGAGCTTGTTCGAGAAAGGCTATGATATTGTTTCTGGTGGAACAGAAAACCATTTAGTGTTGGTGAATTTGAGAGACAAGGGCGTTGATGGCTTAAGAGCTGAAAAAGTTTTGGAATAA